GCAAACCGGCCAGGACGGCCATAATCCTTTTCATACTTTGTCTTGTGTCCCTGGTCGGGGTCAACTTCCTGTTGCCGTCACACCACAGCTTTAGACAGTAATCTTTAGACATCACATATCCATGAATCAGGAAATCTATCTCGTTGGTTTGAATCACAAGACCGCTGGTGTCGATATCAGGGAACGCTTCGCCCTGGCCGATTGCGACCCCGCCGCCACCGGGCTGGTCAGCGACGCCGGAGCCGTGAGTGAAGTCATGATCCTCTCGACCTGCAACCGCGTCGAATTTTTGGTTGTCGGATCCAGCGACACCGACATGCGCGCAAAAATCCTGCGCTTTTGGGCCGACCAATGCGGGCAGCCCAAAAGCGATCTGGAAAACCACACCTACTGCCACGTCGGCCTTGATGCCGTGAACCACCTCTTCACCGTGGCCTCAAGCCTCGACTCCATGATCCTGGGCGAGCCCCAGATCCTGGGCCAGCTCAAGACGGCCTACCGGAACGCCGTGGAAAAAGGCGTGGCCAAGGTCATCGTCAACCGTTTGCTGCACAAGGCCTTTTCCGTGGCCAAAAGGGTCCGCACAGAGACGGCCATCGCCTCCAGCGCCGTATCCATCAGCTACGCGGCTGTGGAGCTGGCACGCAAGATCTTCACCAACCTGACCAACCACCGCGCCCTCTTGATCGGCGCCGGAGAGATGGCCGAGCTGGCGGCGACGCATCTGCTTTCCGCCGGCGTGCGCGACATCACCGTGGTCAACCGCACCCTGGCCAAGGGCGAGGAACTGGCCAGGCAGTTCAAAGGACGCGCCATGCCCTTCGAAGAGCTGCCTCAGGCACTGCTTGAAACGGACATCGTCATCAGCTCCACGGGCTCGCCCACGGCCATCATCCGCGCCAAAGACATGAAGGAGGTGCTGCGCAAGCGCCGCCACAGGGCGATCTTCTTCATCGACATCGCCGTGCCCCGGGACATCGACCCCGACATCAACGGCCTCGACAACGTCTATCTGTACGATATCGATGACCTCAAAGAGGTGGTCGAAGAAAACCTGGCCGGAAGGCAGCAGGAAGCGCAGAAGGCCAGAGGCATCGTGGCCGAGGAGGTCGGAGCCTTCATGCGCTGGCGGGACGGCCTGGAGTTGCAGCCAACCATCGTTGCGCTGCTGGATCAGGGCGAATGCATCGCGCGCAAGGAGCTCAGGAAATCCATCAAGCAGCTCGGCCCCAATCCGGACCCGCAGATGGTCGCCATCCTGGAACGGTTGGCCAAATCCCTGTGCCATAAAATCTATCACGAGCCCATCAGCTACCTCAAACGCCGCTCCCTGGAAGAGGGCTCGGCCCAGCGCTTCATCCACAATGCCCGCCGGATGTTCAACCTGGACGAGGAAGCCATCCCCGAAGACGCTCATCTGGACCGAAAAGTCCCGAGCGGCAGCAAATAACGGAGAATTCCATGCGCGCCTTTGTCATCGACGAGATCACCCCGGAAGACATGGAGAAGCTCGAAAACCGCCTCAAGGAGCAGGAGCTTTTGAGCATCGAGCACCTTTACCACTTCAACCTGCCGCCCGCACTCCTCTCGCCCATGCAGCAGGAACACGCCCCTGAATGCGGCCCGTTCTACATGGCCGTCGAAACAGGCCGCGACTGGGTCCGGCTTGAGCTCCTGGTCCGGGCCAAACGCATCCTGCGTTGCGCGTGCATCGCCTACGCAACGCCCGCGCAACAGGAGCACATGATCTCCTACCTGGAAAACCTGCTGAGTGACCTCGGCATTCCCCTCTGATCCCCAAAGTCATGCGGCTTCAGGACATCCCTCGACACCTGGCCCGGCGCTGCCTTGGCATCCCGCGCTTTTGCAGGGAGAGCCTGGGGGTCGAACTGCACGGCACGCGCCTTGTCATCGCCTATTCCGCCGGCCTTGACTCCACCGCGCTGTTGCATCTGCTGCACCTGTTGCGCGCGCCCCTGAACCTGACCCTCATCGCTGCCCACGCCCACCACGGCCTGCGGCCCGAATCGGACCGGGAACTGGAGCATGCCCGGAAAGTCTGTTCCCATCTGAGCATTGCCTGCCAAACGGCGCACCTCGACATCCCTTCGCTCCAGGCCGCGTCGGGACGCGGTCTGGAAGAATGCGCCCGCCAGGCGCGCTATGCTTTTTTGGAATCCGTGCGGCAGGAGCATCAGGCGGATTGGATCGTCACAGGGCACCATGGCGACGATCTGGCCGAAGACATCGTCATGCGCCTCTTGCGCGGCACGGGCTGGCCTGGCCTCGGCGGAATGCCGGGCGTAGACCCGAAACGCGGCCTGCTACGGCCGTTGCTGGATTGGGAAAAAAGCGGACTACGCAGCTTTCTGGAAGAAACCGGGACAGACTGGTGTGAAGACCAGTCCAACGCCTCACCGGATCGCACCCGCAACAGGGTCCGCCATGACATCCTGCCACTCCTGCGCCGCGAGAACCCATCGTTTGCCAAAACCGCCATGCAGCTGTGGACCCTGGCCCAAATCGACGAGGCATACTGGAGTCAGGCGCTCCCCCCCCTGCCCGCTCCGGCGCAGGATTTCCTTCTGGCTTCGGCACTGCTCGACGTGCACCAGGCAAAGCGCCTGCGCCTCTATAAAACCATCCTGGACTCCATGGGACCGGGGCAGGTCCTGGCGAGCCATCTTTTGCGCCTCGACATGACCTGGTTGTGCAAAAATTGTGGCCGCGCCATCCAGTTTCCCGGCGACAAGGTCGCCTCCGTGCACCCCGAAGGCATCCGCTTTCACTTTCAAAAGCGTTCCTCGTAAAATCCACAATTTCCGGAAACAACCCTGCCAGCGCCGCGACGATCTGAAAAGCCGGCATTTTTTATCACTACTCTTCCGGAATTTAAAACAGGTATGTTCCACCTCCTGTTTCGCTGAAAAAATCCCCCACCCGAAAATTATCCGGAAAAACTGGAACAGGTTATCAATCCTGCGTACAATTCACTCCGTAATCATACTTAAGCAGAGGGGCACAAAACGCCAAACTACCTGGCATATAGTTTGCTTGCATATACGCGAAATAGGTAGTCCAGATGCAGAGAGCCTGATGCCGGAGCAAGAACGAGGTGCGCATGAGAGTCAGAAACAAAGGGGATAATCGCGAAAAAAATCGCATTCCGCAGGAGGCCATCATTCGCTTTTGTGCCGGAGAACAGGAAGAATGCCGGCTTGCCAGGATGATCAATTACAGCAGCACCGGCATGTACCTGGAATTGAACTACCCGCCTCCA
This DNA window, taken from Desulfomicrobium sp. ZS1, encodes the following:
- the hemA gene encoding glutamyl-tRNA reductase; this translates as MNQEIYLVGLNHKTAGVDIRERFALADCDPAATGLVSDAGAVSEVMILSTCNRVEFLVVGSSDTDMRAKILRFWADQCGQPKSDLENHTYCHVGLDAVNHLFTVASSLDSMILGEPQILGQLKTAYRNAVEKGVAKVIVNRLLHKAFSVAKRVRTETAIASSAVSISYAAVELARKIFTNLTNHRALLIGAGEMAELAATHLLSAGVRDITVVNRTLAKGEELARQFKGRAMPFEELPQALLETDIVISSTGSPTAIIRAKDMKEVLRKRRHRAIFFIDIAVPRDIDPDINGLDNVYLYDIDDLKEVVEENLAGRQQEAQKARGIVAEEVGAFMRWRDGLELQPTIVALLDQGECIARKELRKSIKQLGPNPDPQMVAILERLAKSLCHKIYHEPISYLKRRSLEEGSAQRFIHNARRMFNLDEEAIPEDAHLDRKVPSGSK
- the tilS gene encoding tRNA lysidine(34) synthetase TilS — translated: MRLQDIPRHLARRCLGIPRFCRESLGVELHGTRLVIAYSAGLDSTALLHLLHLLRAPLNLTLIAAHAHHGLRPESDRELEHARKVCSHLSIACQTAHLDIPSLQAASGRGLEECARQARYAFLESVRQEHQADWIVTGHHGDDLAEDIVMRLLRGTGWPGLGGMPGVDPKRGLLRPLLDWEKSGLRSFLEETGTDWCEDQSNASPDRTRNRVRHDILPLLRRENPSFAKTAMQLWTLAQIDEAYWSQALPPLPAPAQDFLLASALLDVHQAKRLRLYKTILDSMGPGQVLASHLLRLDMTWLCKNCGRAIQFPGDKVASVHPEGIRFHFQKRSS